From Sneathiella sp. P13V-1, one genomic window encodes:
- a CDS encoding DUF2332 domain-containing protein, translated as MALKEAFEAQADSCEQLGSPFTARVLRICAKENPSNGSVWEKLQNWPGDVSANGDAVALRFTGALHGLVLKEYDMDLARVYPQKNKLVLDDQIYQHIIAAVDRHADYILERLKLPPQTNEVRRSSAILLGAQIAADLTGCQELMTSEIGASSGLNLFWDKFRYQLGDRQWGADSSPVHLTPTVEGAISEFQQIDIVDRAGCDLNPLNLRSSEEKNQLLSYIWPDQEDRMARTQSAIDIFCRHNIAVDKANAIDWLDDRFIAQTEGVLHLVYHTVVLQYFPEAVRSTFLKMLNAAGERATSKKPLAWLSMEADAEPDGALLQLTIWPSGQVIDIARVDFHGRWIRVIA; from the coding sequence ATGGCGCTGAAAGAAGCATTTGAAGCGCAGGCTGATAGTTGTGAACAACTCGGCTCTCCTTTTACAGCGCGCGTTTTACGTATTTGTGCAAAAGAAAACCCATCAAATGGGTCTGTCTGGGAGAAGTTGCAAAATTGGCCAGGTGATGTTTCAGCGAACGGGGATGCCGTCGCTCTGCGCTTTACAGGTGCGTTGCATGGATTGGTATTAAAAGAATATGATATGGATCTGGCGCGTGTTTATCCTCAAAAAAACAAACTCGTCTTGGATGATCAGATTTATCAGCACATTATTGCCGCTGTTGATCGACATGCGGATTACATCCTGGAGCGCTTAAAACTTCCTCCCCAGACCAATGAAGTACGCCGAAGTAGCGCAATCCTGTTAGGTGCGCAGATAGCTGCGGATCTCACAGGATGTCAGGAATTAATGACCAGTGAAATCGGTGCAAGTTCAGGCCTTAATCTGTTTTGGGATAAATTCCGATACCAGTTGGGTGACAGGCAGTGGGGGGCGGACTCTTCACCTGTGCATCTGACACCGACAGTTGAAGGGGCGATTTCTGAATTTCAGCAAATCGATATCGTTGACCGGGCCGGGTGTGATCTTAATCCTCTCAACTTGCGATCAAGTGAGGAAAAAAACCAGCTACTTTCCTACATTTGGCCTGATCAAGAGGACCGGATGGCAAGAACGCAATCCGCAATTGACATATTCTGTCGTCATAACATTGCGGTAGATAAAGCAAATGCCATTGACTGGTTAGATGACCGGTTTATTGCACAGACTGAAGGCGTGCTTCATTTGGTATATCATACTGTTGTGCTTCAGTATTTCCCTGAAGCTGTTCGAAGCACGTTTTTGAAGATGTTGAATGCGGCAGGGGAGAGGGCAACGTCAAAAAAACCGTTGGCTTGGCTTTCCATGGAAGCTGACGCAGAGCCCGATGGCGCTTTGCTGCAGCTTACGATTTGGCCATCAGGGCAGGTAATTGATATTGCTCGCGTCGATTTTCACGGCCGATGGATTAGGGTTATTGCTTAA